Proteins encoded by one window of Girardinichthys multiradiatus isolate DD_20200921_A chromosome 14, DD_fGirMul_XY1, whole genome shotgun sequence:
- the LOC124880547 gene encoding uncharacterized protein LOC124880547: protein MEREVEPPDLTRVPCEYHDLESVFSKSRALSLPACHPYDCAIDLLSGAPLPSSQLYKISGPERVVIENYITESLATGIIRLSSSLLGAGFFFVGKKDGSLGPCINYRGLNAITVKNKYALPLLSSAFEPVHGATIFTKLDLRNAYHLVRIRQGDEWKTPFKTPLGHKTWYYKKAREMSFCPGQQVLLLLPTCDNKLLVKWQGPYEVTRCVGKLNYELYMPERKKKYQTFHINLLKQYHRSPQQFTMSSGSQLSQQDPLQSEERAETVLSQLIVVDDEEEDELFFPGCGSVPLLISFSHLQPSQQQDIKLLLDPELFQEKPGFTSLIQHWVHLRDDAAPRRKFYRVPGGGDH from the coding sequence ATGGAGAGGGAGGTCGAACCGCCTGATCTGACGCGGGTTCCATGTGAGTACCACGACCTAGAGTCCGTGTTTAGTAAATCTCGGGCCCTATCCCTCCCAGCGTGCCATCCCTATGACTGTGCGATCGACcttctgtcgggagctccattACCATCCAGCCAGTTGTATAAGATCTCTGGACCAGAGAGGGTGGTAATAGAGAATTATATAACCGAGTCATTAGCCACTGGGATTATCCGACTGTCCTCATCTCTGTTGGGAGCTGGGTTTTTTTTCGTTGGTAAGAAGGATGGGTCTCTCGGTCCGTGTATCAATTATAGAGGCCTAAACGCCATTACAGTAAAAAACAAGTATGCGTTACCCCTTCTTTCATCTGCCTTTGAACCGGTCCATGGGGCCACGATCTTTACTAAGCTTGATCTTAGAAATGCGTATCACTTGGTCCggatccgccagggagatgagtggaagacgccTTTCAAGACTCCACTTGGACACAAAACCTGGTATTATAAAAAGGCCAGGGAGATGAGTTTTTGTCCTGGACAGCAAGTGCTGTTGTTGCTCCCTACTTGTGACAATAAGCTTCTCGTGAAATGGCAGGGCCCGTATGAGGTCACACGATGTGTAGGGAAGCTTAATTATGAACTGTATATGCCtgagaggaagaaaaaatatCAAACTTTTCATATTAATCTTCTGAAACAATATCACAGGTCACCACAACAGTTTACTATGTCATCTGGGTCACAGTTATCTCAACAGGATCCACTGCAGAGTGAGGAGCGTGCAGAGACTGTTTTGTCCCAACTCATTGTGGTggatgatgaagaggaagatgagctATTCTTTCCAGGCTGTGGCTCGGTACCACTCTTAATTTCTTTCTCTCATCTCCAGCCGTCTCAGCAGCAGGACATAAAGCTCCTTTTGGATCCAGAGTTGTTTCAGGAAAAACCCGGGTTTACAAGCTTGATACAACACTGGGTTCACCTTAGAGATGACGCCGCACCTCGTAGGAAGTTCTACAGGGTACCAGGAGGTGGGGATCATTGA